A genomic stretch from Serratia entomophila includes:
- a CDS encoding DUF1294 domain-containing protein → MRLNVICYVLLGLALAASLFFPHPIMMWLLLANVLTLVIYGWDKLAAIKAWQRVPEVTLLLLGLAGGWLGALVAQQLFRHKTQKQPFKTWFVLSVALNLAATLALWYWVYGRWIL, encoded by the coding sequence ATGAGACTCAATGTAATTTGTTATGTCCTGCTGGGCCTGGCGCTGGCCGCCAGTCTGTTTTTCCCGCACCCGATCATGATGTGGCTGCTGTTGGCCAACGTGCTGACTCTGGTGATTTACGGCTGGGACAAGCTGGCGGCGATTAAGGCGTGGCAGCGGGTGCCTGAGGTCACGCTGTTGCTGCTTGGCCTGGCGGGGGGATGGCTGGGAGCGCTGGTTGCGCAGCAGCTGTTCCGTCATAAAACCCAGAAACAGCCGTTCAAAACCTGGTTTGTACTCAGCGTGGCCCTGAACCTGGCGGCGACGCTGGCCCTGTGGTATTGGGTGTACGGCCGTTGGATCCTCTGA
- the ltaE gene encoding low-specificity L-threonine aldolase, with translation MFIDLRSDTVTRPSAAMREAMARAEVGDDVYGDDPTVNALQAEAVRLSGKEAALFLPSGTQANLVALLSHCQRGDEYLVGQQAHNYKYEAGGAAVLGSIQPQPIEADADGTLPLDKLAAAIKPDDIHFARTRLLSLENTFGGRVLPQAYLQQAWQFTRERNLALHIDGARIFNAAVALDVPLKEIVQYCDTFTICLSKGLGAPVGSLLCGSEAFIQRALRWRKMTGGGLRQAGILAAAGLYALEHNVARLRDDHDNAKWLEQQLQSIGVEIVAPGAQTNVLYLRQPPALAARLGPWMRERGVLISSGPLTRILTHLDVSRADLQKLVELWRTFLQQQA, from the coding sequence ATGTTTATCGATCTACGCAGCGACACCGTGACCCGGCCCAGCGCCGCCATGCGCGAGGCGATGGCCCGCGCCGAAGTCGGCGACGACGTCTACGGCGATGACCCGACGGTCAACGCATTGCAGGCGGAGGCGGTTCGCCTGTCGGGCAAAGAGGCCGCGCTGTTCCTGCCCAGCGGCACCCAGGCCAACCTGGTGGCGTTGCTCAGCCACTGCCAGCGCGGCGATGAATATCTGGTCGGCCAACAGGCGCACAACTACAAGTACGAAGCCGGCGGCGCCGCGGTGTTGGGCAGCATCCAACCGCAGCCGATCGAGGCGGATGCGGACGGCACGCTGCCGTTGGACAAGCTGGCCGCCGCCATCAAACCCGACGACATTCATTTCGCCCGCACCCGGCTGCTGAGCCTGGAAAACACCTTCGGCGGCAGAGTATTGCCGCAGGCCTACCTGCAACAGGCCTGGCAGTTTACCCGCGAGCGTAATCTGGCGCTGCATATCGACGGCGCACGCATCTTCAACGCCGCAGTGGCGCTGGATGTGCCGTTGAAAGAGATCGTGCAGTATTGCGATACTTTCACTATCTGCCTGTCGAAAGGGCTGGGTGCGCCGGTCGGTTCACTGCTGTGCGGCAGCGAGGCGTTTATCCAGCGTGCGCTACGCTGGCGCAAAATGACCGGCGGCGGCCTGCGCCAGGCGGGCATTCTGGCAGCGGCCGGCCTGTACGCACTGGAGCATAACGTCGCCCGGCTGCGGGACGATCACGATAACGCCAAATGGCTGGAACAGCAGTTGCAAAGCATCGGCGTAGAGATTGTCGCGCCCGGCGCGCAGACCAACGTGCTGTATCTGCGCCAGCCGCCGGCGCTGGCGGCCAGGCTGGGTCCGTGGATGCGCGAGCGCGGCGTGTTGATCAGCAGCGGCCCGCTGACGCGCATTCTGACCCATCTCGACGTCAGCAGAGCGGATCTGCAGAAGCTGGTCGAGCTGTGGCGGACGTTCCTGCAACAGCAGGCCTGA